The proteins below are encoded in one region of Myxocyprinus asiaticus isolate MX2 ecotype Aquarium Trade chromosome 13, UBuf_Myxa_2, whole genome shotgun sequence:
- the cavin1a gene encoding caveolae-associated protein 1, translated as MADTDFKLERAVFAEVSDDDEEVALVTAAAKTSKTAKVLTSRHGNNNDDDDDDDDDPGKEVDLVLGPGLDGGGSGGVEKSEAQATGVMVLALLDKIIGVVDQIQQTQTGLEAKQETIEKNMSTIQTELAKLAKSHVGTDGTVNKLLDKVRKVNVNVKSVRSDLEKQVGQIKKLENNERELLKRRNFKVLIYQDKKPVKVSKKPVDVGEGEQVLSEGGEEEHGSEEEVEVEEIIEESRAERIKRSGKQKVDELKKAFSKEQMEKTRQKTKENLEKTRQRTKENLEKTRQRTRENLEKTKKSLGKKMGKLGTKMTPNTERREKIRSSREKMKKSLTPDHTVYARSKSTTYRVPPFTFHVKKIREGETEPTPEPKPDEEQEEQDEEVQEGLVVQEGVGLVSQVEEGELVSLDSAEMEALLEAADHSRLVFQDMVRPREKAGQ; from the exons ATGGCCGACACAGACTTCAAACTGGAGCGTGCAGTCTTTGCAGAAGTCTCTGATGACGATGAGGAGGTCGCCTTAGTAACGGCTGCAGCCAAAACTTCCAAAACAGCCAAAGTATTAACCTCAAGACATGGCAAcaacaatgatgatgatgatgatgatgatgatgacccagggaaggaggtcGACCTGGTGTTGGGGCCAGGACTTGATGGAGGTGGCAGTGGTGGAGTTGAGAAGTCAGAGGCCCAGGCTACTGGCGTGATGGTTTTGGCTCTCCTAGATAAAATCATAGGTGTGGTGGACCAAATCCAGCAAACTCAGACAGGTCTAGAGGCCAAGCAGGAGACAATAGAGAAGAACATGAGCACCATCCAGACTGAGCTGGCCAAGCTGGCGAAGAGTCATGTAGGAACAGACGGGACAGTCAACAAGCTGCTGGATAAGGTGCGGAAGGTCAACGTCAACGTGAAAAGTGTGCGTTCAGACCTGGAAAAGCAGGtgggacaaataaaaaaactggagAACAATGAGCGTGAGCTCCTAAAGCGGAGGAACTTCAAAGTGCTCATCTACCAG gacaAAAAACCTGTGAAGGTCTCTAAGAAGCCAGTGGATGTAGGAGAAGGTGAGCAGGTGCTGAGTGAAGGTGGAGAGGAAGAGCATGGCTCTGAAGAGGAAGTGGAGGTGGAGGAGATCATAGAGGAATCTCGTGCTGAGCGCATCAAACGCAGCGGCAAGCAGAAGGTGGACGAGCTAAAGAAGGCCTTCAGCAAGGAGCAGATGGAGAAGACCAGACAGAAAACCAAGGAGAACCTGGAAAAAACCCGACAGAGAACTAAAGAGAACCTGGAGAAGACACGTCAAAGAACCCGAGAGAACCTTGAGAAGACTAAGAAGAGCCTGGGCAAGAAGATGGGTAAGTTGGGAACAAAGATGACGCCTAACACCGAGCGCAGAGAGAAAATTCGCAGTTCAAGAGAGAAGATGAAGAAGTCGCTGACACCTGACCACACTGTCTATGCCCGCTCCAAATCGACCACCTATCGTGTACCACCCTTCACGTTCCAcgtgaagaagatccgtgaaggaGAGACTGAGCCCACACCAGAGCCTAAACCAGATGAGGAACAGGAGGAGCAGGATGAGGAGGTCCAGGAGGGTCTTGTGGTGCAGGAAGGAGTAGGCCTAGTGTCACAGGTGGAGGAGGGTGAACTAGTCAGTCTTGACAGCGCAGAGATGGAGGCCTTGCTAGAAGCGGCTGATCACTCACGGTTGGTGTTTCAGGATATGGTGAGGCCAAGGGAGAAGGCCGGCCAGTAA